The stretch of DNA TCCCCCCAGTCCAAGGCCAAGGAGCGGGCAAGCCCCCAAAGCCCCGCCTTGGACGCCGTGTAAGCGGCCAGCCGGGCGCCCCCCCGGAAGCCCAGGACCGAGCCCACCAGGACCAGGCTCCCTGGCCCCTCCAGCGCCTGGGCGAAGGCCCGGGCCGCCACGAAGGCCCCGGTAAGGTTCACGGCGAGGACCTCGTCCCAAACCTCCAGGGGCAAGCGGTCGGCCCGGGTGAAGGCGGGGCTGGTGCCGGCGTTGTAGACCAGGCCATAGAGCCCCACCTCCCGGGCGAAGCGAGCCACCGCCTCCTCCAGGCGCCCCCGGTCCCGCGCGTCCACGGCCATGCCCCAGAGGCCAAGCCGCTCGGCCACGTCCCGCACCCGGTCCGGATCCCGGCCCGTGACGCCCACCCTCGCCCCCTGGCGGACGAGCTCCTCCACCACCGCCAGGCCGATCCCCCGCGTGGCCCCCACCACCAGGACCGGAAGCCCCTCAAGCCCCGGCATGCCGCACCACCCGTTTGGCCTTAAAGGCGGTCCGCTCCAGGGTGCCGGGGGCTTCGAGGCGGACCCCAGGCGTCACCCCCAGGGCCTCCTTGAGGCGTTGCCGGAGCCTTTCCACCATCCCTTCTCCCCCCTCCCCGGGCCGCGCCAGCTCCACCACCACCGTCACGTCCCTCACCACTCCGCCCGCCTCGCGGACCTCTATCCGGTACTCGCTGG from Thermus brockianus encodes:
- a CDS encoding SDR family NAD(P)-dependent oxidoreductase; this translates as MPGLEGLPVLVVGATRGIGLAVVEELVRQGARVGVTGRDPDRVRDVAERLGLWGMAVDARDRGRLEEAVARFAREVGLYGLVYNAGTSPAFTRADRLPLEVWDEVLAVNLTGAFVAARAFAQALEGPGSLVLVGSVLGFRGGARLAAYTASKAGLWGLARSLALDWGERGIRVNLVAPGWTATDMTEGLRNHPRLGPAILREIPLGRMARPEEVARVVAFLLEPENAYLTGGVYAVDGGVGAR